The sequence CAATATATCGCTCATCCGGCTGTGCTGCGCCTCACGCAGCAATCGCTTCGTCAGGCGCAACGCCCGCGGCGGGTTGCAGACGATCCGCTCGGCGATGGCGATCGCGCGGTCCAGCAGCTCCGCATCGGGCACGACGTCAGTGACCAGACCATATTCCTTTGCCTGGGCCGCGTCAAAGCGATCGCCGGTCAGGAAAAGTTCGGCGGCGCGCGGATAACCGAGTATTTTCTGAAGCAGCCAGGCGCCGCCGTCGCCGGGAACGATTCCGACCTTGATGAAACTGCACGCGAACTTCGCGCTTTCGGCCGCAATGCGGATGTCGCAGGTGCAGGCGAGATCGCAACCAAGGCCGATCGCGTGGCCGTTGACCGCGGCGATCATCGGCACCTCGCAGTCCATCAGCGCGCGGATCACCGCCTGCACCCCCTTGCGGTAATTGGCGCGCGTCGAGTCGGGCTGGTCGAGCACGCCGATGCCGGTGCGGTCCTGCATCCCCTTCAGGTTGCCGCCCGCGCTGAACGCCTTGCCGCTGCCCGTCAGAATGATCGCGCTGACGCTGCGGTCGTCGCCCAGCTCCCGCAACGTGTCGATGATGTCCCGGCAATCCTCATGCGTACCGATCGCGTTCATGCTTTCGGGCTTGTTCATGGTCAGGATCGCGATCCTGCCCCGCCGCTCGACACTCAAAAACTCGCCCATCGCCAATTATCCTTTGCTGCTCCCGAAAAGCTATTGCATGGCTGGCGCGACATGCAAGGCTTTGCGCTCTATCCCTTCGATCCGCCCGGTGACGCGGCCGCGCTGCGCTGCGAACTGCGCGGTTGGCTGGCGGCGAACCAGCCGACGGGCGACATCGTTGCCCGCGCGAATTGCTGGGCGAGTTTCGACCCCGATTTCAGCCGCGCGCTGGGCGCGGCGGGCTATATCGGGATGACGCTGCCGTCGCGCTATGGCGGCGGCGACCGGCATCCGCTTGAACGCTATGTGGTGATCGAGGAACTGCTCGCGGCGGGCGCGCCGGTCGGGGCGCACTGGATCGCCGATCGCCAGACGGGACCGCTGATCCTGCGCTATGGCAGCGAGGAGCAGCGGCAGCGCTATCTGCCGGGGATCGCGCGCGGCGAGCTTTATGCCTGCATCGGACTGTCCGAACCCGGCGCGGGGTCGGATCTGGCGGCGGTGCGAACGGCGGCGCGGGAGACCGCCGAGGGCTGGCGGCTCAATGGTTCGAAGATATGGACGACCGGCGCGCATCTGTCGCACATCATGCTGGCGCTGGTGCGCATCGAGGAGGGGAGCGAGCGAAATGCAGGCCTGAGCCAGCTGCTGATCGACCTCGACACCCCCGGCATCACGATCCGCCCGATCATCGACATGGCGGGGCGCCATGATTTCAACGAGGTGTTTTTCGACGATGTGCTCGTCCCGCACGGCGCGCTCGTCGGGGAACGCGGGCAGGGGTGGAAACAGGTTACCGCCGAACTCGGCCTCGAACGGTCGGGACCGGAGCGTTACCTGTCGAGCCATGCCCTGCTCGTCGCGCTGATCGACGCGGCGGGCCCCGATCCCGACCCGGCGGTGGCCGCGCTGATCGGCGAACTCAGCGCCGAGATGTGGACGCTGCGCCAACTGTCGATGTCGACTGCGGCCAGGCTGGCGGCGGGTGAGGATCCGATGGTCGAGGCGTCGGTGGTCAAGGAACTGGGCAATGCGTTCGAGCAGGACATGCCGCGCCGGGTGCAGGCGATCGTCGATTGCCCGTGGGACGATGCAAGCGATCTTGGCCGGTTGCTGCGCGCCTTGCTGATCGCCTCGCCCAGTTTTTCGCTGCGCGGCGGGACGCGCGAGGTGATCCGCGGCATCATCGCGCGCGGACTGGGCCTCAGATGAGCGCGGCGCGCGAAATGCTGTGCGACACCGCGCGGGCGGTGTTTGCCGAGGCGGCAACGGCGGGGATGGCGCCGGTCGAAGCGGCGGGCTTTGCCCTGCTGCTGGTGCCGGAGGGCGAGGGCGGTTTCGGCGGCGACTGGGGCGACGTCAATGCGGTATTGCAGATCGCAGGGGTGATGGTGCCCGACCTGCCGATCGCCGAACGGCTCGCCCCCGGAGACTTGCAAGCCGCCGCGACGATCAGCCTGATGGCGGGCGCGATGCGAGAGGCGCTTGCCTTGTCGATCGAGCATGTGAACACCCGCCACCAGTTCGGGCGGCCGCTGGGCAAGTTTCAGGCGGTGCAGCAATCGCTTGCCGTCATGGCGTGCGAGGTGCGTGCGGTGGAGGCGGCGGCAGCGGCGCTGGCGGCGCGGCTCGATGCCGTCGGGCTCGATCCGGCGGCCGCCGTTTTTGAAATCGCTGCGGCCAAACTCCGCGCAAACCGGGCGGTCGGTGTCGTGACCTCGATCGCGCATCAGGTGCACGGCGCGATCGGCTTTACCCGCGAATATGCGCTGAACCGGGTGACCATCCCGCTGATGCGCTGGCGCGGGGAGCATGGGAATGACGCCTATTGGGCGGCGACGCTTGGGCGGCAGGTTGCGGGGCTGGGCGGCAAGGGGTTGTGGGAAACAATCACCAGACGGTCGGACGACTGCCGAAAGGCCTGATCAGGAAGGCGTGCGCTCCCTTGGAGGCGGGAGCCAATCACCCGTTCGCGCCATCTGGAACCAGTCGGCGATGCGTCCACGCCTTCGCGGAGACATCGAGGCTTTTATTTTACCGCGCCGCCTTCGCGCAGCGCCGCTATTCTGCCCATGTCATAACCGAGCGCCGCCAGCACCGCATCGCCATCGGCGCCGACCGCGGGAGCGGGGCGCGGCGCGTCGTTGACCGTGACCGAATAGCGCGGGGCGGGGGCGGGCTGGATTGCGCCGCCGATTTCCACGAACGTCGCGCGCGCGACATTGTGCGGATGCCGCGGCGCCTCTTCGAGCGAGAGGACGGGAGCGAAGCAGATGTCGGTCATCTCCATGATAGCACACCATTCGTCGCGGGTTTTCGTCGCGAACAGCGCGGTGAGCTTGTCCTTGAGCCATCCCCATTTCGATGGATCGAGCTGGGCGTCGAAATCGGGGTCGGCGTCGAGGCCGGTCTTTTCGCGGAGCAGGGCGTAAAACTGCGGCTCGATCGATCCGATCGAGATGAACTTGCCGTCGGCGCAAGCATAGGTGTCGTAAAAATGGGCGCCACCGTCGAGCATGTTGACCCCGGCCTCGTCCTTCAGCCGTCCCATCGCCTTGAAGCCCCATGTCATGCCCGCGAGCAGCGCCGATCCGTCGGTCATCGCGCAGTCGATCACCTGGCCCTCGCCCGTCCGCGCGGCGTGGAGCAGCGCGCTCGTCATGCCGAACGCCAGCATCATGCCGCCGCCGCCGAAGTCGCCGACATAATTGACCGGCGGCACAGGCTTTTCGCCCGCGCGCCCTATGCCGTGGAGGACACCCGACAGCGCGATATAGTTGATGTCATGCCCGGCGGCCTGCGCATAGGGACCATATTGGCCCCAGCCGGTCATGCGGCCGTAAACGAGCCGGGGATTGTCGGCGAGCAGCACATCGGGACCGAGCCCGAAGCGCTCCATCACGCCGGGGCGATAGCCTTCGATGATCGCATCGGCGCCACGGCAAAGATCGCGCGCGACCTGCACCGCATCGGGGTTCTTCATGTCGAGCGCGATCGAGGTGCGGTTCCGCGACAGCGGGTCGCGCGGATCGAGGAAGCCGCCGGGCCGGTCGATACGGATCACCTCGGCGCCATGGTCGGCGAGCATCATCGCGCAGAAGGGGCCGGGGCCGATCCCGGCGAACTCGATGATCTTGATGCCGTTCAGCGGACCCGTCATATCCAACTCCTCATTGTTACAATCCATCGGGGTCGCCTCGTGCGGTTGCCCCGGCCTTGTCATATTTGCGCCCTAAGGCGCGCCAAACCAGAAACCTGCAGGGACGCTGCCATGATTGATCGCCGCAACTTCGCACTTGCCGCTCTTGCCTTCGGGGGGCTGGCGATCCAGTCGCGCGCGACCGAGAAAGGGCTGATGCCGACGGCGCCGGGCTATGGCCCGTTGCAGCCCGATCCCGCCGGGCTGATCGACCTGCCGCCGGGCTTTTCCTATCGTGTCATTTCCTCGCTGGGCGAGGCGATGAGCGACGGGCACCGCGTCCCCGACCGCGCCGACGGCATGGGCTGTTTCCAGCTGGGCGGCGGCAGGATCGCGCTGGTGCGCAATCACGAGCTTCAGCCGCGGCACGGCAAGGACGGGCCGTTCGGCAAGACTGCGGCGCTGCCGACGGAAGCCTTCGACAGCCGCGCGGGCGCGGCGCTGCCGGGCGGAACGACGACGCTGGTGCTCGATCCCGACAGCCTGGCGGTGGAGAAACAATATCTGAGCCTGGTCGGCACGATCCGCAATTGTGCGGGGGGCATCACGCCCTGGAACAGCTGGCTGACGTGCGAGGAAAGCGTCGATGGCCCCGATCAAGGCGTCGGGCGGCCGCACGGCTGGATCTTCGACGTCCCCGCCGACGCCGGAAAGCTGGTGAAGGCCGATCCGCTCAAGGCCATGGGGCGCTTCGTCCGCGAGGCGGCGGCGGTCGATCCGCGCACCGGCATCGTCTATATGACCGAGGACCGCGACGACAGCCTCTTCTATCGCTTCATCCCCGACGTGCCGGGGTCGCTCCAGCGCGGCGGCCGCTTGCAGGCGCTGGCCTTTCACGACGAGTCCATCCGCGACAGCCGCAACTGGGGCGAGCGACGCATTGCGCCGGGAAGCTGGCTTTTCGCGCGCTGGATCGACCTCGACGACCCCGAAAGCCCCGCCGACGATCTTCGGCATCGCGGCGCCAGACAGGGCGCGGCGGTCTTTGCGCGCGGCGAGGGCATCCATTGGGGCGCCGACGAGCTTTATTTCACCTGCACTTCGGGCGGCGCGGCAAAGCAGGGGCAGATCATGCGTTACCGTCCCTCGCGGCACGAGGGCACCGACGGCGAACGCACGGTTCCCGGCCGGATGCAGCTGTTCCTCGAATCGACCGATCCCGCTCATTACAGCTTCGGCGACAATCTGACGGTCGCCCCCAACGGCCATCTGATCGTGTGCGAGGACCAGTATCTCGATACGGTCGACAATCATCTGCGCGGCGTCACTCCCTTTGGCGAAGTCTATCCCTTTGCCCGGATCCGGGTTCAGACTGAACCGGCGGGCGTCTGTTTTTCGCCCGACGGCAAGACGATGTTCGTCAACCTCTACAGCCCGACCAAAACGCTCGCGATCCGCGGCCCCTTTTGATCAGAGCCGCTCGATGATGATCGCGGGCGCCATGCCGCCCGCGGCGCACATGGTAACCAGCCCATAGCGGCCGCCCGACCGCTCAAGCTCGTCGAGCGCGGTGCCGATCAGGATCGATCCCGTCGCGCCGATCGGATGGCCGAGCGCCATCGCGCCGCCGTTGATGTTGACCTTGTCGCGGTCGAGGTCGAGGTCGCGGATGAACTTTTCGGCAACGACCGCAAAGGCCTCATTGATTTCCCAGACGTCGATGTCGTCCTTGGCGAGACCGGCCTTTTCCAGCACCTTCCTTGCCGCGGGGACCGGCGCATTGAGCATCAGCGTCGGATCGTCGCCGATATTGGCATAGGCGACGACGCGCGCGCGGGGCTTCAGGCCGTGCTTGTCGGCATAGTCCTTCGAGGTGATGAGCAGCGCCGCCGCGCCGTCGACGACGCCCGACGAGTTGCCGGCATGGTGGACATGCTGGATTTCAAGGTCGGGATAGCGGCGGTTGATCTGCTGCCGGAAGGTGAAGCCGCCCATGTCGAAATCGGCAAGCGCGGCAAAGCTGGGTTTCAGCGCGGCCAGGCCCTCGGCGGTGGTTTCGGGACGCGGAAACTCCTCATGGTCGAGTGCGACGCTGCCGTCTGGGTTGAGCACCGGGACGACCGATTTGGCGAAGCGCCCTTCCTTGATCGCGCGGTCGGCGCGCTGCTGGCTGACGAGCGCGAGCGCGTCGAGATCCTCGCGGCTGATCCCTTCGATCGTTGCGATCGCGTCGCCGCAGACGCCCTGATGCGATTGGGGGTGCAGCTCATCGAGGGCCTGGTGACCCGATCCCATCAGGCGGCGCGGCAGGCCGGCGTTCGCCTGTTCGGCGGCGAAGGCGCTGGTATAGCTCATCATCTCGGTGCCGCCCGCGATGACGCAATCTTCCATGCCCGACATGACACTTGCGGCCGCAAAGTTCACCGAACTGATGCCGCCGCCGCAAAAACGGTCGAGCGTCGTGCCGCTGGCCTTGACGTCATAGCCCGCCGACAGCGCCGCCATGCGGCCAAGATCGCCGCCTTGCTTGCCATTCTGCGACGAGGTCGACCAGACGATGTCGTCGACCGTCGCGGTGTCGAGATGATTGCGGTCGCGGATCGCGGCAAGCACCGTCGCGGCAAGGTGTTGCGGGTGCAGGTGCGACAGCGCGCCCTTGCCGGGCTTGCCAATCCCGCGCGGGGTGCGGACGGCGTCGATGATATAGGCTTCGGGCATTTCAAACTCCTTGTGCATATCGTCATTGCGAGCGTCGCGAAGCAATCCAGAGCAGGTTTACGCTACTCTCGATTGCTTCGCTGCGCTCGCAATGACGGGCAAAACATCAGCGGGGGGCCATGCGGATCGCGCCGTCGAGGCGGACAGCCTGGCCGTTGAAATAGGTATTGCGGACCATCTCCATCGCGAGGCTCGCATATTCCTCGGCCTTGCCGAGCCGCTTGGGAAAGGGAACCGAGGCTTCGAGGCTTTCCTTCACCTTCGGGTTCATGTTGTTGAGCAATGGCGTCCCGAACACGCCCGGCATGATCGCGTTGACGCGAATGCCAAGGTCCATGAGGTCGCGCGCCATCGGCAGGACGAGGCCGTTGACCCCCGCCTTCGCCGAGCCATAGATGACCTGGCCGATCTGACCATCCTGCGCCGCGACCGAAGCGGTGAGGATGATCGCGCCGCGCTCGCCGTCCTCCATTTCGGGCAAGCTGGCCATGCCTTCGGCGGCGATCGACGCGACCCGATAGCTCGCGGTCAATATGCCTTCGACCCCGAAGGCATAATCTTCGGTTGGTGTCCGGCGATAACCACCCGTTTCCTTGTCATAGGCGAGCGTCTTGCCGCGCCGCGAGGTCATCGCGCAGTGGACGCAGATACGCTCCTGCCCATGCGCGGCGCGCGCCCTGGCATAGCCATCGAGCACCGATTGTTCGTCGGTGATGTCGACATGCACGAACAGCCCGCCGATCGACGCCGCGACCTCCTCGCCGAGCGCATCGTTGATGTCGAAAATGGCGACCTTGACGCCCGATGCGGCGAGCGCCTCGGCGGTCGCGCGGCCGAGGCCCGAAGCGCCGCCGGTGACAACGGCAGACAGGGTCGAGTCGATTTTCATGGCGAGCCTCCTCAGGCGGGGATCTGGTTGAAGGGAATGCCCTTGTCGGGGCGGTGATCCTGCGGCAGGCCGAGGATGCGTTCGGCGATGGTGTTGAGCAACGTCTCGTCCGATCCACCCGCGATGCGGCCCGTCGGCGCGTTGATCCAGCTCGACGCCCAGTCATCCTTGGGCGAGGCATGTTCGTCGAACGCGAAGGCGCCCGTGCCTTGCAGGTCGAGCGCGAGTTCGGACAGTTTCTGGCGTGAGCGCACCGCGATGAGCTTGTTCAGCGAGCCTTCGGGGCCGGGAGTCATTCCCGCCTGCATCATCAGCCGCGCGCGCATGTTGATGGAATCGAGCCCCGCGCGCATCGCATGGTTGCGCGCGATCTGCTGACGGATGCGCCCGTCCTCGATCGCGGGACGACCGTTGAGTTTCACCTCTTTCGCGAGTTCGACGAAGAGGCCCAGATGCGGCCCGAAACCCGCGCTGTCCGTCGCGACATAGCGCTCGATCATCAGCGTCGCCATGGCGACGGCAAAGCCGCCGCCGACCGGCGACATGCGGTGATCGTCGCCGATCTTCACATCGTCGAAGAAAACTTCGTTGACGTGGCTGTCGCCGCCGGCGAGCCTGATCGGGCGCACGGTGATGCCCGGCGCCTTCATGTCGACCCAGAAATAGGTCAGCCCCTTGTGCTTGGGGACCGTCGGATCCGTTCGCACGACGATGACGCCATAATCGCTGTATTGCGCCCAACTCGTCCAGACTTTTTGGCCGTTGATCTTCCACCCATTGCCGTCGGGTTCAGCGCGGGTACGGAGGCCCGCAAGGTCGGTGCCGCCCGACGGTTCGGAGAACAGCTGGCACCAGATTTCCTCGCCCTTGAGCGCCTTGATGACTCGTTCCTTGACGAACGCGCGATCCGACCCGAACTGCATCAGCACGGGCACCGGCATCCCCAGCGAAATGCCGAAATAGACGTTGGGGAAGCCGTGCTTCATTTCCTCGGCTTCAAAGCTGATCTTCTCGATATGGCCCAAGCCCTGGCCGCCATATTCGGTCGGCCAGTTGATTCCCGCAAAGCCGGCGTCAAACTTGGTTCGCTGATAGCGGCGGCCGAGTGCGAGATCCTCCTCGACGCTCAGCCCCTTGCGAGCTGCTTTTCCGAACTCGGCCACCATCGATTCACACCAGGCCGCAGCCTTGGCGCGCCAGGCTTCCAGATCGGTCATGCGCCTTCTCCTGCAAGACGGTCGACGAGCACATCTTCCCAGAAGAAGCTGCTCCCTTGTTCGAGCGCGAGCGTTCGCGCGCGGCGCATGTGGAGGTGCAAGCCGATTTCCCACGTAACGCCGATGCCGCCATGGATCTGGACACAGTCGCGCGCGGCGGTGTCATAGGCTTCCGTCGCCGAAAGGCGCGCCGCGGCGGCGGCGATGATGAAATCATCCTCCCCCTCGCGCGCCGCGGCGTGGATCGCATTGGCGCGCGCGAGTTCTACAAGGCCGTAAAGCTCGGCGATACGGTGCTTGATCGACTGGAAGGCGCCGATCGGCTGGCCGAACGCCTTGCGCGTCACGGCATAATCGCGCGCAATCTCCATCAGGGCCTCGGCGCCGCCGGTCTGTTCGTGCGCGGTCACCACCGCCTGCAGCGCAAGGATGTGGAGCGCCGCCGTGCGCGCCGCGTCGCCGGTGACGAGCGCGTCCGCCGACGCGTCGGCAAACAGGAGGTCGGCGATGCAGCGGCTGTTGTCGAAGCTGTGGACGGCCTTGCGTTCAACGCCCGCGAGGTCGACGATCAGCAGCGCGGGTGCTCCGCGGTCTTGCGCAAAAAGGATCGCGACGTCTGCGAACAGTCCGCCCGATACGCCCGGAGCCGTTCCCGCGACCTGACCGGCCCTCCATGTCACCGAAGGTTTAGCGGGCAGGGCATCCGGCCCCGAAGCAAAGGCGATGGCGCCGATCATCTCGCCGCTAGCAAGGCCTGGAAGCCAGCGTGCCTTCTGCTCTTCGCTACCGTAAAGCTCGATCGCCTTGGCCGCGCCGAAACTCGATGTGAGAAAGGGCGCGCCGCTCAGTGTCCGCCCTGCTTGATGCGCGATCAGCCCGAGTTCGACGAGACCGAGCGCGAGCCCGCCGAAGGCTTCGGGAAGCGCAAGCGCGGTCCAGCCCTGCTCCTTCGCCGTGGTCCAGAAACCCACATGATATTGCCCGCGGGCATCGAGCAGCGGCAGCAGATCGTCCTTGCTTACCCTGGCTTCGAGCGCCCGCCGCGATTCGGTCGCGATCGCCTGTTGTCCTTCGTCGTGCAAGATCGACATCGGCTCGTTTCCTCTACCCCAATGGTGCTCCGCTATCATTCGGACGTTAACGTAAACGTCAAGCGCGTTGCTGCGACCCCGGAGCAAGGGTCAACTGGCGTCCGCGTCAGGTGGCCACGGCGCGTCTCTCTTCATTCTCTCTCACCGGGCATGACTGTTTCGCGGACAAAGGCTTCGACCACAGCGGCAATTGGCCGGGCGCGATCCGATATGCCCGTATGTTCCGCCATGTCGATCCCCTTCGCTTCCTAACCATTCTGTCAGTCAACCCGACGTTGACGTAAGCGTCAAGTTATTTCATGGGTCGCTCGACGGTGCCGCACGGGCAGGGTGAGCGAGGAGGGATATTATGGCTTTCAAGACGCGCATTACCGAAATGCTGGGCATCGAACATCCGATCGTTCAGGGCGGGATGCAGAGCGTGGGCTATGCCGAACTGGCCAGCGCGGTGTCGAACGCCGGCGGCCTCGGCATATTGACCGCGCTGACGCAGCCGACGCCGGAAGCATTGCGCAACGAGATCGAGCGTTGCCGCGCGATGACCGACAAGCCCTTCGGTGTGAACATGACCGTATTCCCGACGATCAACGCGCCCGACTACAAGGGCTATGCCCAGGCGATTATCGACGGCGGGGTCAAGATCGTCGAAACTGCCGGCACGCAGGCGGTGCGCGAGATCTGGGAGATGCTGAAGCCGCACGGTGTCACGATCCTGCACAAATGCACCGCGGTACGCCACGCGCTCTCCGCCGAGCGCGCGGGCTGCGACATCATTTCGATCGACGGTTTCGAATGCGCGGGACATCCGGGCGAGGACGATATTCCCGGCCTGATCCTGATCCCCGCCGCCGCCGACAAGGTAAAGATCCCCATGCTGGCGTCGGGCGGTTTCGGCGACGG is a genomic window of Sphingopyxis sp. FD7 containing:
- a CDS encoding crotonase/enoyl-CoA hydratase family protein, which codes for MGEFLSVERRGRIAILTMNKPESMNAIGTHEDCRDIIDTLRELGDDRSVSAIILTGSGKAFSAGGNLKGMQDRTGIGVLDQPDSTRANYRKGVQAVIRALMDCEVPMIAAVNGHAIGLGCDLACTCDIRIAAESAKFACSFIKVGIVPGDGGAWLLQKILGYPRAAELFLTGDRFDAAQAKEYGLVTDVVPDAELLDRAIAIAERIVCNPPRALRLTKRLLREAQHSRMSDILELSAAYQAIVHETADNREAINAFVEKRSPVFTGE
- a CDS encoding acyl-CoA dehydrogenase family protein, whose protein sequence is MSILHDEGQQAIATESRRALEARVSKDDLLPLLDARGQYHVGFWTTAKEQGWTALALPEAFGGLALGLVELGLIAHQAGRTLSGAPFLTSSFGAAKAIELYGSEEQKARWLPGLASGEMIGAIAFASGPDALPAKPSVTWRAGQVAGTAPGVSGGLFADVAILFAQDRGAPALLIVDLAGVERKAVHSFDNSRCIADLLFADASADALVTGDAARTAALHILALQAVVTAHEQTGGAEALMEIARDYAVTRKAFGQPIGAFQSIKHRIAELYGLVELARANAIHAAAREGEDDFIIAAAAARLSATEAYDTAARDCVQIHGGIGVTWEIGLHLHMRRARTLALEQGSSFFWEDVLVDRLAGEGA
- a CDS encoding NAD(P)H-dependent flavin oxidoreductase, with product MAFKTRITEMLGIEHPIVQGGMQSVGYAELASAVSNAGGLGILTALTQPTPEALRNEIERCRAMTDKPFGVNMTVFPTINAPDYKGYAQAIIDGGVKIVETAGTQAVREIWEMLKPHGVTILHKCTAVRHALSAERAGCDIISIDGFECAGHPGEDDIPGLILIPAAADKVKIPMLASGGFGDGRGLVAALSLGAEGINMGTRFCATVEAPIHDNVKQAYIDNDERGSFLIFRSLKNTARVGKSAVSEEVVRRLAVPGATFADVAELVNGKAGRELLETGDLSKGVFWAGMVQGLIHDIPTCKDLIDRIIAEADAIVDNRLAAMRA
- a CDS encoding alkaline phosphatase PhoX — its product is MIDRRNFALAALAFGGLAIQSRATEKGLMPTAPGYGPLQPDPAGLIDLPPGFSYRVISSLGEAMSDGHRVPDRADGMGCFQLGGGRIALVRNHELQPRHGKDGPFGKTAALPTEAFDSRAGAALPGGTTTLVLDPDSLAVEKQYLSLVGTIRNCAGGITPWNSWLTCEESVDGPDQGVGRPHGWIFDVPADAGKLVKADPLKAMGRFVREAAAVDPRTGIVYMTEDRDDSLFYRFIPDVPGSLQRGGRLQALAFHDESIRDSRNWGERRIAPGSWLFARWIDLDDPESPADDLRHRGARQGAAVFARGEGIHWGADELYFTCTSGGAAKQGQIMRYRPSRHEGTDGERTVPGRMQLFLESTDPAHYSFGDNLTVAPNGHLIVCEDQYLDTVDNHLRGVTPFGEVYPFARIRVQTEPAGVCFSPDGKTMFVNLYSPTKTLAIRGPF
- a CDS encoding acetyl-CoA C-acetyltransferase produces the protein MPEAYIIDAVRTPRGIGKPGKGALSHLHPQHLAATVLAAIRDRNHLDTATVDDIVWSTSSQNGKQGGDLGRMAALSAGYDVKASGTTLDRFCGGGISSVNFAAASVMSGMEDCVIAGGTEMMSYTSAFAAEQANAGLPRRLMGSGHQALDELHPQSHQGVCGDAIATIEGISREDLDALALVSQQRADRAIKEGRFAKSVVPVLNPDGSVALDHEEFPRPETTAEGLAALKPSFAALADFDMGGFTFRQQINRRYPDLEIQHVHHAGNSSGVVDGAAALLITSKDYADKHGLKPRARVVAYANIGDDPTLMLNAPVPAARKVLEKAGLAKDDIDVWEINEAFAVVAEKFIRDLDLDRDKVNINGGAMALGHPIGATGSILIGTALDELERSGGRYGLVTMCAAGGMAPAIIIERL
- a CDS encoding CaiB/BaiF CoA transferase family protein, with the protein product MTGPLNGIKIIEFAGIGPGPFCAMMLADHGAEVIRIDRPGGFLDPRDPLSRNRTSIALDMKNPDAVQVARDLCRGADAIIEGYRPGVMERFGLGPDVLLADNPRLVYGRMTGWGQYGPYAQAAGHDINYIALSGVLHGIGRAGEKPVPPVNYVGDFGGGGMMLAFGMTSALLHAARTGEGQVIDCAMTDGSALLAGMTWGFKAMGRLKDEAGVNMLDGGAHFYDTYACADGKFISIGSIEPQFYALLREKTGLDADPDFDAQLDPSKWGWLKDKLTALFATKTRDEWCAIMEMTDICFAPVLSLEEAPRHPHNVARATFVEIGGAIQPAPAPRYSVTVNDAPRPAPAVGADGDAVLAALGYDMGRIAALREGGAVK
- a CDS encoding acyl-CoA dehydrogenase family protein is translated as MSAAREMLCDTARAVFAEAATAGMAPVEAAGFALLLVPEGEGGFGGDWGDVNAVLQIAGVMVPDLPIAERLAPGDLQAAATISLMAGAMREALALSIEHVNTRHQFGRPLGKFQAVQQSLAVMACEVRAVEAAAAALAARLDAVGLDPAAAVFEIAAAKLRANRAVGVVTSIAHQVHGAIGFTREYALNRVTIPLMRWRGEHGNDAYWAATLGRQVAGLGGKGLWETITRRSDDCRKA
- a CDS encoding acyl-CoA dehydrogenase family protein → MQGFALYPFDPPGDAAALRCELRGWLAANQPTGDIVARANCWASFDPDFSRALGAAGYIGMTLPSRYGGGDRHPLERYVVIEELLAAGAPVGAHWIADRQTGPLILRYGSEEQRQRYLPGIARGELYACIGLSEPGAGSDLAAVRTAARETAEGWRLNGSKIWTTGAHLSHIMLALVRIEEGSERNAGLSQLLIDLDTPGITIRPIIDMAGRHDFNEVFFDDVLVPHGALVGERGQGWKQVTAELGLERSGPERYLSSHALLVALIDAAGPDPDPAVAALIGELSAEMWTLRQLSMSTAARLAAGEDPMVEASVVKELGNAFEQDMPRRVQAIVDCPWDDASDLGRLLRALLIASPSFSLRGGTREVIRGIIARGLGLR
- a CDS encoding SDR family NAD(P)-dependent oxidoreductase — protein: MKIDSTLSAVVTGGASGLGRATAEALAASGVKVAIFDINDALGEEVAASIGGLFVHVDITDEQSVLDGYARARAAHGQERICVHCAMTSRRGKTLAYDKETGGYRRTPTEDYAFGVEGILTASYRVASIAAEGMASLPEMEDGERGAIILTASVAAQDGQIGQVIYGSAKAGVNGLVLPMARDLMDLGIRVNAIMPGVFGTPLLNNMNPKVKESLEASVPFPKRLGKAEEYASLAMEMVRNTYFNGQAVRLDGAIRMAPR
- a CDS encoding acyl-CoA dehydrogenase family protein, with protein sequence MTDLEAWRAKAAAWCESMVAEFGKAARKGLSVEEDLALGRRYQRTKFDAGFAGINWPTEYGGQGLGHIEKISFEAEEMKHGFPNVYFGISLGMPVPVLMQFGSDRAFVKERVIKALKGEEIWCQLFSEPSGGTDLAGLRTRAEPDGNGWKINGQKVWTSWAQYSDYGVIVVRTDPTVPKHKGLTYFWVDMKAPGITVRPIRLAGGDSHVNEVFFDDVKIGDDHRMSPVGGGFAVAMATLMIERYVATDSAGFGPHLGLFVELAKEVKLNGRPAIEDGRIRQQIARNHAMRAGLDSINMRARLMMQAGMTPGPEGSLNKLIAVRSRQKLSELALDLQGTGAFAFDEHASPKDDWASSWINAPTGRIAGGSDETLLNTIAERILGLPQDHRPDKGIPFNQIPA